The Hyphomicrobium sp. 99 genome contains the following window.
AAGGAAAGCCTCAAGCAGGTCTTCGCGAAATTCCTTCAGTTCGGCGAACGCAAAACCGACGCCCTGATGGTCGACAACGCCGAATGGCTGGCGCCGCTGAACTACATCGGCTTCCTGCGCGACGTCGGACGCCACTTCTCCGTCAATCGCATGCTGACGATGGACAGCGCGAAGCTGCGGCTCGAGCGGGATCAAGAACTGTCCTTTATCGAATTCAACTACATGCTGCTCCAGGCCTACGACTTTGTGGAACTCAACCGCCGCTATGGCTGCAACTTGCAGATGGGCGGATCGGACCAGTGGGGCAACATCGTCACCGGCATCGACCTTGGCCGCCGAATGGGCGCCAAGGAACAGCTCTACGCGTTGACCTGTCCGCTGCTGACGACCGCGTCCGGCGCGAAGATGGGCAAGACTGCCGCCGGTGCCGTCTGGCTGAACGAAGCCCAGCTTTCGACCTACGATTACTGGCAGTTCTGGCGAAACACGGAAGACGCGGACGTTGGCCGCTTCCTCAAGCTCTTCACGTTCCTGCCGCTCGAAGAAATCGCGAAGCTCGAACGCCTTTCGGGTTCCGAAATCAACGAAGCCAAGAAAGTTCTCGCAACGGAAGCGACAGCGCTTCTGCACGGTCGCGAAAAGGCCGAGGCTGCGGCCGAGACCGCGCGCAAAACCTTCGAGCAGGGAACGCTCGCCGCTGATCTGCCGACGATCGAAATACCGAGCGCCGACCTGGACGCCGGGCTTGGCGTTTTGACGGCCTTCGTGAAGGCGGGGCTCGTCGCATCCAACAGTGAAGCGCGCCGCCAGGTCCAGGGCGGTGGTCTCAAAGTGAACGATCAAGCCGTGACGAGCGACAAGGCAACCCTTGGAAAGGCGGACGCGGATGCAAATGGCGTCATCAAGCTTTCGCTCGGCAAGAAGAAGCACGTTCTTCTGAAACCGGTCTGATCGCTAAATCGGTAGCCCGCTCAATGGTTGGTCGTCGTCGATGACCAACCGTCGACGGCCGGCGCGTCCACCTTCGGAGCCTGAGCCTTCGCCTTGGCCTTCGCTGCGGGCTTAGGCTTCGCTTTGGGTTTGTCGCTCGCGTCAGCCGGATTTGGCGGCGCGGCGCGGATCCTGTCTTCGATCGGCTTTTGCGGTGTCCGGTCCTCGCGCACCTGAATGGTTGGATCCATCGACGTCATCTGGAAGATGTCCCGGAATATTCCAGGCGCGACCAGAGAGAACGGATTGACGATAACCTGAGGGTCCGACGTCGGCCCCTGCACGGCGAATGTCATACCGACAATGCCTTCGCCCTGCGAGCCCGACAGGATTTGTCCGAGCAAGGGAATATCGCCCAGCGCACCGTTCAATCCCTGCAACGGGATATAGGTGCCCCCAATATTCACGCGCTTCGTCCGGAAATCGACCTTGCCGCGAAGCGTCGCCCCGAGCAGTGGTCCCTTCAAATACGATTCTTGCAGCACGAACTGTCCGTATCCGACAGAGAACGGCGCACGCATCCGCGTAAAATCGAAAACCTCACGCGTGACATGGCGATTGCCACCTATCGCCGGACGGCCCTCGTCGGCGCTGCTGACGACTTCGGTAACGATCGGATCGCCGAGAATCCTGAAATCATCGACCACGAGAACGCCGGTCTTTTCCGCCGGTCCCGCGCCGTCGAGCCCGACATCGAGCTGCATGCGGCCGCCCTGCATATTCGGGTAGAAGTTCACGAGCTTCATCACTTGGCCCGCGTCGCTCGACGTCACGACGAGCCGCCGCCCGCCCTGGCCTTGATCCAGCTTCGCCACGAGCGGTGCTCCGCCATCGAGCGTGCCCTTGGCATCGAGGCCTGCGAGATCTCCGTTGCGCGTCTCGATCGCCATCTTGAGATTGCGCAGCGATACATCGGAACTGCCGATGACGTTCGCGAGATCGACCGTCACGTGCGCGCCGGCAGACGCCGCCGGCTTGTCTTTCCGGCCCGGACCATCGCCGACACTGAATAGCGAACGGAAGAAGTTCCGCCCGTCGAAATTCGACCCGGCGATTTTGATCGTCCAGAAATCATCTTTGCTCCGCGACCCGCTAAGGTCGAGGCGCGAGATGACGTTCAGATTAAGCCCTGGAAAATTGAATTCTTTGATCTTGTTGTCGGTGCCGATGACGATGCGCCCATCGGCGGCGATATCGTCGCTGACGACTTTGAAATTCTGCAATTCCGTATCGCGACCCTGCGCGGTGACGATATCGGCGTCGAGGCTCGCGGTCCGCCCCGGAGCCTTGCGCCATTGCAAATGATCGAACGTGAGTTCGGCATCCGTCAAATCGGCATGCAGCTTGATTGCGGGCTCCGGCCGGTCGCCTTTCTGAAGCGAAACTTCGATCGGCACGACGCCGTGAACGATATTGTTGACATCGAGACCGAGCTGCGTGCGATCCGCCTCGTCGAGCTTCGCGACGATCTTGAGCGGTGGCTGCTGTCCAGCTGCCGGACCGAGAAGCCGCTGACCGACGACCTTTGCCGGAACGCCATTGATGAGCAGGTCGCCCTTCGCATCGAGCGAGGTATCGGTGAGGTTCAGATCGAGCGTAAAACCCTGGACGTCGAAACGGCCCGCAACCTTGCCGAAACGCCCGTCCGAAACGCGAGCTTTACCGGTGATGGTCATGTCATCGCCGCTGACGCCCGGGAAGAACGGCAACTTGATCAAGAGCTGCGCATCGATCTTGCCCTCTCCCGCCTTGGGCAATGGAGAAGCATCGCGGACGGCCCGCACCGGAAGTTGCTCCATCGCTTCGAGGAACGGAGCGAGTTCACCCGCGGCCGAAAAGCCGATCTCGCCGTTGGGGCGAGGCCCCATGATGTCGTCCGTCGTCAGGTGCCCGTTCTTGAGCGGCAGCTG
Protein-coding sequences here:
- a CDS encoding DUF3971 domain-containing protein: MPEEDGAMATGLRHFFNGCRVLFYLVVPLTLLAMMATGLLYVRLKHGPIAFDFVVSPIERGINAELVTSSVRIDGAELRLGPSGELEFRLRDVSVLEQGGDVVLSSPLAAVNISVAALARGRIVPARIELIDPIIALAYSEKSGFVFERAVPKPTPVRPDGTGAAAPPAAPAGSGTTVVTPHAVEAGTKVNLAKMLSESSRRARKRLDATSYLTEFGLSNATVVVDYEGQRSSWRIDEASVDFNHAERRSVISGRATVASPKGAWSVSFLTDENVQTGKLDVKATIRDLVPSTLAAAAPPLALLGNFEFPVSGDATVQLSSVGEIESGELAVEVGQGRVRLPYLVHPMEVTAGLFKLTFDGKARHWELQPSPVKWGDGTMMFTGNMTDVSQGSDPPQWQFALDGKNGVLEAAEFNVPPVTIDKWSARGTIIPRRGFIDLTEFHLAGGGGEATIKATTQAGPQGQSVSAEFAVSPMPLATLKALWPNAVASGTREWVGKNVSAVNFKGGTLRYTNSNVGGIEPGSVSTELERVGASFEASDAVFTPLPGMPAITAPSMAIRINDNALDITVPEGAVALANGGQLPLKNGHLTTDDIMGPRPNGEIGFSAAGELAPFLEAMEQLPVRAVRDASPLPKAGEGKIDAQLLIKLPFFPGVSGDDMTITGKARVSDGRFGKVAGRFDVQGFTLDLNLTDTSLDAKGDLLINGVPAKVVGQRLLGPAAGQQPPLKIVAKLDEADRTQLGLDVNNIVHGVVPIEVSLQKGDRPEPAIKLHADLTDAELTFDHLQWRKAPGRTASLDADIVTAQGRDTELQNFKVVSDDIAADGRIVIGTDNKIKEFNFPGLNLNVISRLDLSGSRSKDDFWTIKIAGSNFDGRNFFRSLFSVGDGPGRKDKPAASAGAHVTVDLANVIGSSDVSLRNLKMAIETRNGDLAGLDAKGTLDGGAPLVAKLDQGQGGRRLVVTSSDAGQVMKLVNFYPNMQGGRMQLDVGLDGAGPAEKTGVLVVDDFRILGDPIVTEVVSSADEGRPAIGGNRHVTREVFDFTRMRAPFSVGYGQFVLQESYLKGPLLGATLRGKVDFRTKRVNIGGTYIPLQGLNGALGDIPLLGQILSGSQGEGIVGMTFAVQGPTSDPQVIVNPFSLVAPGIFRDIFQMTSMDPTIQVREDRTPQKPIEDRIRAAPPNPADASDKPKAKPKPAAKAKAKAQAPKVDAPAVDGWSSTTTNH
- the tyrS gene encoding tyrosine--tRNA ligase; this translates as MTTPKSEFLKIMTERGFVHQGSDLEGLDKLACENRVVAYVGYDCTAPSLHIGHLLSIMMLRWMQTTGAGKPIALMGGGTTRIGDPSGKDETRVLRTVEEIEANKESLKQVFAKFLQFGERKTDALMVDNAEWLAPLNYIGFLRDVGRHFSVNRMLTMDSAKLRLERDQELSFIEFNYMLLQAYDFVELNRRYGCNLQMGGSDQWGNIVTGIDLGRRMGAKEQLYALTCPLLTTASGAKMGKTAAGAVWLNEAQLSTYDYWQFWRNTEDADVGRFLKLFTFLPLEEIAKLERLSGSEINEAKKVLATEATALLHGREKAEAAAETARKTFEQGTLAADLPTIEIPSADLDAGLGVLTAFVKAGLVASNSEARRQVQGGGLKVNDQAVTSDKATLGKADADANGVIKLSLGKKKHVLLKPV